In Gouania willdenowi chromosome 24, fGouWil2.1, whole genome shotgun sequence, a single window of DNA contains:
- the LOC114458123 gene encoding toll-like receptor 5 isoform X2, with the protein MGSVANCAARRLRSVPPLPPHITHLYLEMNHISELGPASLSGLHQLQELDVGKQTMPLAIRNKTFRGLGKLRRLVLGFNRGLHLEPLAFEGLSALQDLRLDYCSLNESILGDSYLQTLSSLQTLDLFGNNIKKLQPAPFFANMTKFKSLNLKLNTIDRICESDLAGFRGKHFSLLNLNSIHLKEMSNSRFDWQKCGNPFRGISFEMLDLSNNGLSVDQCGRLFQAIKTTKISHLKISGHIGKGFSFNNLPDPDSSTFKGLSNSSILSLDLSKNRIFALKPAVFSHLKEVVVINISQNKVNQIDRGAFEGLQGHLRMLNLSHNLLGEIHSHTFASLTNLRVLDLSHNHIGVLGFGSFRGLPQLKMLYLTGNSLRDFGFPAALPSLNYLMLNDNRLTPLSVRGVSLFARNVTHLNIGKNRLTNLGDVHTLLAQMKNLNNFFFGGNTIRSCTSTPTGLNDLQLLDLHSSSLQSIWAQRKCLNLFDDLGRVTGLNLSHNALRSLPKDVFKGLTSLLELDLSFNTLTHLQHDVIPGNVKILRLVNNFLASPDPVVFSTLSYLDLKMNRFFCDSSLRSFLLWMNSTNVTFLSSLQELRCGFPSGFFDVPLIAYSAQNTLQ; encoded by the coding sequence ATGGGCTCAGTAGCCAACTGTGCTGCCCGTAGGCTGCGCTCGGTTCCTCCTCTGCCACCTCACATCACTCACCTTTACCTGGAGATGAACCACATCTCTGAGCTTGGCCCCGCCTCCCTGTCAGGCCTCCATCAGCTGCAGGAGCTGGATGTGGGTAAACAGACCATGCCACTGGCGATCAGGAACAAAACCTTCAGAGGACTGGGGAAACTCAGACGTCTGGTGCTGGGATTTAACCGGGGTCTTCACCTGGAGCCACTGGCCTTCGAAGGCCTCTCTGCTTTGCAGGACCTCCGCCTGGATTACTGCTCTCTGAATGAAAGCATCCTGGGGGACAGCTACCTGCAGACTCTGTCGTCCTTACAGACTCTTGATCTGTTTGGAAACAATATAAAGAAGCTCCAGCCAGCTCCATTCTTTGCAAACATGACAAAGTTTAAATCACTGAACCTCAAGCTGAACACCATTGACAGAATCTGTGAGTCGGATCTTGCTGGTTTTCGGGGAAAACACTTCTCACTCCTAAATTTAAACTCCATCCACTTAAAAGAGATGTCCAATTCCAGATTTGACTGGCAGAAATGTGGAAATCCCTTCAGAGGGATTTCCTTTGAGATGCTGGACTTGTCCAACAACGGGCTAAGCGTGGATCAATGTGGGCGTCTTTTTCAGGCGATTAAGACAACTAAAATCTCTCATCTGAAAATCTCCGGGCACATCGGAAAAGGATTCTCCTTCAATAACCTTCCCGATCCTGACAGCAGCACCTTCAAAGGTCTGAGCAACAGTTCAATCCTGTCTTTGGATCTGTCCAAAAACCGTATTTTTGCTTTAAAGCCTGCAGTCTTCAGCCACCTGAAAGAAGTCGTTGTCATCAATATTTCCcaaaacaaagtgaaccaaATTGACAGAGGAGCCTTTGAGGGTCTTCAGGGTCATTTAAGGATGCTCAACCTTTCACACAACCTACTTGGAGAAATCCACTCCCACACGTTTGCATCTCTGACCAACCTCAGAGTTCTGGACTTGTCCCACAACCACATCGGTGTGTTGGGTTTCGGCTCATTTCGTGGCCTTCCCCAACTGAAGATGTTGTATCTGACTGGGAACTCTCTGCGAGACTTTGGTTTTCCTGCTGCTCTGCCCAGTTTGAACTATCTCATGCTGAATGATAACAGATTGACACCTTTGTCGGTGAGAGGAGTCTCTCTGTTTGCTCGCAACGTTACACATCTGAACATCGGCAAGAACAGGCTGACAAATCTAGGAGACGTTCACACACTTTTAGCACAGATGAAGAACTTAAACAACTTCTTCTTTGGAGGAAACACGATCAGGAGCTGCACATCAACACCAACCGGACTGAATGACCTCCAACTTCTGGACCTTCACAGCAGCTCCCTGCAGTCCATCTGGGCTCAGAGGAAATGCCTGAATCTGTTTGACGACCTGGGAAGGGTGACGGGACTAAACCTGAGCCACAATGCACTGCGTTCCCTCCCCAAAGATGTCTTCAAAGGTCTCACCTCATTACTGGAGCTTGACCTCTCGTTCAACACGCTCACACACCTCCAGCATGACGTGATACCAGGAAATGTGAAGATTCTCCGCCTCGTCAACAATTTCTTAGCCTCCCCTGACCCTGTGGTCTTCAGCACCCTCAGCTACCTGGACCTGAAAATGAACCGATTCTTCTGTGACTCCAGCCTGAGAAGCTTCTTGTTGTGGATGAATTCGACTAATGTCACGTTTCTCAGTTCCCTTCAGGAGCTCAGGTGTGGATTCCCCTCTGGGTTCTTTGACGTTCCCCTGATTGCTTACTCAGCTCAAAACACACTGCAGTGA
- the LOC114458123 gene encoding toll-like receptor 5 isoform X1: protein MRIQDLQLLVFCVFLQVPACFPSCIIMGSVANCAARRLRSVPPLPPHITHLYLEMNHISELGPASLSGLHQLQELDVGKQTMPLAIRNKTFRGLGKLRRLVLGFNRGLHLEPLAFEGLSALQDLRLDYCSLNESILGDSYLQTLSSLQTLDLFGNNIKKLQPAPFFANMTKFKSLNLKLNTIDRICESDLAGFRGKHFSLLNLNSIHLKEMSNSRFDWQKCGNPFRGISFEMLDLSNNGLSVDQCGRLFQAIKTTKISHLKISGHIGKGFSFNNLPDPDSSTFKGLSNSSILSLDLSKNRIFALKPAVFSHLKEVVVINISQNKVNQIDRGAFEGLQGHLRMLNLSHNLLGEIHSHTFASLTNLRVLDLSHNHIGVLGFGSFRGLPQLKMLYLTGNSLRDFGFPAALPSLNYLMLNDNRLTPLSVRGVSLFARNVTHLNIGKNRLTNLGDVHTLLAQMKNLNNFFFGGNTIRSCTSTPTGLNDLQLLDLHSSSLQSIWAQRKCLNLFDDLGRVTGLNLSHNALRSLPKDVFKGLTSLLELDLSFNTLTHLQHDVIPGNVKILRLVNNFLASPDPVVFSTLSYLDLKMNRFFCDSSLRSFLLWMNSTNVTFLSSLQELRCGFPSGFFDVPLIAYSAQNTLQ, encoded by the exons ATGAGGATTCAGGATCTTCAGctccttgttttttgtgtttttctgcag GTTCCGGCCTGTTTCCCATCATGCATCATAATGGGCTCAGTAGCCAACTGTGCTGCCCGTAGGCTGCGCTCGGTTCCTCCTCTGCCACCTCACATCACTCACCTTTACCTGGAGATGAACCACATCTCTGAGCTTGGCCCCGCCTCCCTGTCAGGCCTCCATCAGCTGCAGGAGCTGGATGTGGGTAAACAGACCATGCCACTGGCGATCAGGAACAAAACCTTCAGAGGACTGGGGAAACTCAGACGTCTGGTGCTGGGATTTAACCGGGGTCTTCACCTGGAGCCACTGGCCTTCGAAGGCCTCTCTGCTTTGCAGGACCTCCGCCTGGATTACTGCTCTCTGAATGAAAGCATCCTGGGGGACAGCTACCTGCAGACTCTGTCGTCCTTACAGACTCTTGATCTGTTTGGAAACAATATAAAGAAGCTCCAGCCAGCTCCATTCTTTGCAAACATGACAAAGTTTAAATCACTGAACCTCAAGCTGAACACCATTGACAGAATCTGTGAGTCGGATCTTGCTGGTTTTCGGGGAAAACACTTCTCACTCCTAAATTTAAACTCCATCCACTTAAAAGAGATGTCCAATTCCAGATTTGACTGGCAGAAATGTGGAAATCCCTTCAGAGGGATTTCCTTTGAGATGCTGGACTTGTCCAACAACGGGCTAAGCGTGGATCAATGTGGGCGTCTTTTTCAGGCGATTAAGACAACTAAAATCTCTCATCTGAAAATCTCCGGGCACATCGGAAAAGGATTCTCCTTCAATAACCTTCCCGATCCTGACAGCAGCACCTTCAAAGGTCTGAGCAACAGTTCAATCCTGTCTTTGGATCTGTCCAAAAACCGTATTTTTGCTTTAAAGCCTGCAGTCTTCAGCCACCTGAAAGAAGTCGTTGTCATCAATATTTCCcaaaacaaagtgaaccaaATTGACAGAGGAGCCTTTGAGGGTCTTCAGGGTCATTTAAGGATGCTCAACCTTTCACACAACCTACTTGGAGAAATCCACTCCCACACGTTTGCATCTCTGACCAACCTCAGAGTTCTGGACTTGTCCCACAACCACATCGGTGTGTTGGGTTTCGGCTCATTTCGTGGCCTTCCCCAACTGAAGATGTTGTATCTGACTGGGAACTCTCTGCGAGACTTTGGTTTTCCTGCTGCTCTGCCCAGTTTGAACTATCTCATGCTGAATGATAACAGATTGACACCTTTGTCGGTGAGAGGAGTCTCTCTGTTTGCTCGCAACGTTACACATCTGAACATCGGCAAGAACAGGCTGACAAATCTAGGAGACGTTCACACACTTTTAGCACAGATGAAGAACTTAAACAACTTCTTCTTTGGAGGAAACACGATCAGGAGCTGCACATCAACACCAACCGGACTGAATGACCTCCAACTTCTGGACCTTCACAGCAGCTCCCTGCAGTCCATCTGGGCTCAGAGGAAATGCCTGAATCTGTTTGACGACCTGGGAAGGGTGACGGGACTAAACCTGAGCCACAATGCACTGCGTTCCCTCCCCAAAGATGTCTTCAAAGGTCTCACCTCATTACTGGAGCTTGACCTCTCGTTCAACACGCTCACACACCTCCAGCATGACGTGATACCAGGAAATGTGAAGATTCTCCGCCTCGTCAACAATTTCTTAGCCTCCCCTGACCCTGTGGTCTTCAGCACCCTCAGCTACCTGGACCTGAAAATGAACCGATTCTTCTGTGACTCCAGCCTGAGAAGCTTCTTGTTGTGGATGAATTCGACTAATGTCACGTTTCTCAGTTCCCTTCAGGAGCTCAGGTGTGGATTCCCCTCTGGGTTCTTTGACGTTCCCCTGATTGCTTACTCAGCTCAAAACACACTGCAGTGA